The following coding sequences lie in one Mercenaria mercenaria strain notata chromosome 5, MADL_Memer_1, whole genome shotgun sequence genomic window:
- the LOC123556511 gene encoding leucine-rich repeat-containing protein 51-like isoform X1 produces MSGTSVVPYQTKRRPEMKPAIDTYNEIIPPLDYSFCGVEQIADMNDEEPRPPISPRGKGKQRVQQEGSKSDGRCLKFNNNSITNLECLIDFAQLKFTDWTEIAWIDLSHNELTKIGPVSITILGGSFRMNK; encoded by the exons TGTTGTACCCTACCAGACAAAGCGCAGACCAGAAATGAAACCAGCAATAGACACTTACAATGAGATCATTCCTCCTTTAGATTATTCTTTTTGTGGTGTAGAGCAGATAGCAG atATGAATGACGAGGAACCTCGGCCTCCAATATCTCCACGAGGCAAAGGCAAACAGCGTGTGCAACAGGAGGGAAGCAAGTCGGATGGAAGATGTCTGAAATTTAACAACAATAGTATCACAAATCTTGAATGTCTTATAGATTTTGCTCAGCTTAAGTTCACTGACTGGACTGAAATTGCATGGATTGATCTTTCACACAATGAACTTACTAAAATAGGACCAGTAAGTATAACCATTCTAGGTGGAAGTTTTAGAatgaacaagtga
- the LOC123556511 gene encoding leucine-rich repeat-containing protein 51-like isoform X2 has protein sequence MKPAIDTYNEIIPPLDYSFCGVEQIADMNDEEPRPPISPRGKGKQRVQQEGSKSDGRCLKFNNNSITNLECLIDFAQLKFTDWTEIAWIDLSHNELTKIGPVSITILGGSFRMNK, from the exons ATGAAACCAGCAATAGACACTTACAATGAGATCATTCCTCCTTTAGATTATTCTTTTTGTGGTGTAGAGCAGATAGCAG atATGAATGACGAGGAACCTCGGCCTCCAATATCTCCACGAGGCAAAGGCAAACAGCGTGTGCAACAGGAGGGAAGCAAGTCGGATGGAAGATGTCTGAAATTTAACAACAATAGTATCACAAATCTTGAATGTCTTATAGATTTTGCTCAGCTTAAGTTCACTGACTGGACTGAAATTGCATGGATTGATCTTTCACACAATGAACTTACTAAAATAGGACCAGTAAGTATAACCATTCTAGGTGGAAGTTTTAGAatgaacaagtga